One Anopheles marshallii chromosome 3, idAnoMarsDA_429_01, whole genome shotgun sequence genomic region harbors:
- the LOC128714197 gene encoding barH-like 2 homeobox protein: MESSKSFFIRDLLGDLISSRHSEQSFTTRLISDDEENSDIDIEDRSSDSETIGHYNSYITNENGTAENIHRTLLATIERESKASCMLSSTQDVHTSGIIIKSGRKPRRRRTAFTHAQLAYLERKFRCQKYLSVADRSDVADALNLSETQVKTWYQNRRTKWKRQNQLRMEQLRHQATLEKNLINVSTTPGGNVPTRHLHQQADSPTSSLPVTRSSNQCCQTSPALVVSTPFVSSNPCSFLTSAAAAIFRNVGQPWTSSSML, translated from the exons AACAATCATTTACAACCAGGCTCATATCTGACGATGAAGAAAATAGTGATATAGATATAGAAGACAGATCATCAGACTCGGAAACTATTGGTCATTATAATTCCTACATCACTAACGAGAATGGTACTGCCGAAAATATTCATCGTACATTACTCGCCACGATTGAACGAGAATCCAAAGCCAGCTGTATGTTAAGTTCAACGCAGGATGTACACACATCAGGAATAATCATAAAAAGTGGACGAAAACCACGGAGACGAAGAACTGCTTTTACACATGCCCAATTAGCTTACTTGGAGCGTAAATTTAG GTGCCAAAAATATTTATCGGTAGCAGACCGAAGTGATGTCGCTGATGCATTGAATCTTTCAGAGACGCAAGTTAAAACGTGGTATCAAAACCGTCG GACAAAATGGAAACGGCAAAATCAACTTCGCATGGAGCAGTTACGGCATCAGGCTACGCTAGAAAAGAATTTAATAAACGTTTCTACAACACCCGGCGGCAATGTTCCAACAAGACATCTTCATCAGCAAGCTGATTCACCAACTAGTTCATTACCAGTTACTAGATCCAGTAATCAATGTTGCCAAACATCGCCTGCCCTGGTTGTATCGACACCATTCGTTTCATCCAATCCGTGTAGCTTTCTGacttctgctgctgcggcaATTTTTCGGAATGTTGGACAACCATGGACATCCAGTTCGATGCTGTAG